Genomic segment of Clostridium sp. Marseille-P299:
GAATATGAAAAAGATTTTGACAGTGCTTTTAGCAATGGCTATGGTACTTTCATTTGTCGGATGCGGAACAAAGGCAGATAACGTATCAGATAAAAATACAACACCAACAACTACAGTGGAACCTACCAATGAACCAAGCGTAGAACCAACGAATAGTGCAGAAGATACAAGTGCAGTTAGTTATCCGTTAACAATTAAAGATTCCAATGGAACAGAAATTACATTTGAGAGCGAGCCTCAAAAAATCGTTTCCGTTGCACCAAACATTACTGAGTTAGTTTATGCAATTGGAGCAGGAGATCGCCTTGTAGGACGTACAGATTATTGTGATTATCCAGAAGAAGCACAAAACGTTGAGAGTATTGGGACTCTTTATACTCCTGATATCGAAAAAATAATTAGCTTAGAGCCAGATGTAGTAATTGCTTCAACTCACTTCCTTGAGGAGTCAGAAAAGCAATTAACAGACCTTGGAATAAAAGTAGTTGTTTTATATGAAGAACATGATGTAACTGGTGTTTATACAATGATTGAAACATTAGGAGACATGTTAAATCTTAAAGAAAATGCTACAAAAGTTGTAGATGAAATGAAAGCTAGCATTGATGAGACTGTTGCAGCAGTAAAAGACCTTGAAGCACCAAGTGTATATTATGTTGTAGGATATGGCGAAAGCGGCGATTATACAGCAGGTGGAGATACATTTATTGGCCAGTTGATTACAATGGCAGGTGGTAAGAATATAGCACAGGATGTTTCCGGATGGTCCTATTCTTTAGAAAGCTTAATGGAAGCAGATCCAGACATTATTGTTATGCCTGAATACTATAAAGATGATTTTATGACAGCTGATAATTATAAAGATTTAACTGCTGTTAAAAATGGAAAAGTATATACAATTGATGAAAATATTTTAAGTCGTCAAGGAAATCGTAATGCTGAAGGAATGCGTGAATTAGCGATGATATTCCATCCAGAAGCATTTGAAAATAAATAAATTAGATAGCTTCAGAGGAAACATGCAGGGCAGATTGCATTCACCTCTGAGGCTTTTTTCGATGTAATAATTTATATTACTCATTTTATGAATAATTTTGAAAGGTATGAGTAGAAACATGACATTTTATGAACAATTTCAAACCATATCTGCTCCTGTAGCAGAAGCAGAAAAGAATGCAAAGTTAAGATGGGATTCCATTGCAAAGCCACTTGGAAGTCTTGGAAGACTTGAGGAAGCAGTAATACGTCTTGCAGGAATCTCTGGAAATGCAAATAAAGTTTCTGTGAAAAAAGCTGGACTAGTTATTATGTGTGCTGACCACGGAGTCGTAGAGGAAGGTGTTACACAAACAGGGTATGAAGTTACCAATGTTGTAGCAACGAATTTTACCAAAGGAAAAACTAGCGTAAATGCCATGGCAGATACTATAGGTGTTGATGTTTTTCCGATTGATATTGGGATGAAAACAAGTCCGGTGAAAGAAAAGGAGTTAAAACCTTTAACTTTAGTGGATCGTAAAATTGCCATGGGATCTTTAAATATTGCAAAAGAAGCAGCAATGAGTATAGAACAATGCGAAAACGCAGTACAGGTTGGAATTGACAGTGTTAGGGATTTAAAAAAGAAAGGCTATGAGATATTAGCAACAGGTGAAATGGGAATTGGAAATACTACGCCTAGCAGTGCACTTGCCGCAGTTTTATTAGGGCAAGAAGTTGAAAATGTCACAGGAAAAGGTGCTGGACTTTCAAATTCATCACTGGAGTTAAAAATTAAAGCAATTAAGCGAGCAATTAAACGATATTATTCTATTGAAAATAATTATAGAAATAGTTTAAAAGGTTTGGATTCTAAAGAAATGAGTTCTAAAGAAATGGGTTCTCTGGATATGGCTTCTCTAGATATGTATTCAGAAGATATGATTTCTGTAAAAAGGGATACTATAAAAGTAAATGGTGCCCAAAGTGCAATCAATTTACTTTCACAGCTAGGCGGATATGATATCGCTGGTTTAGTTGGTGTATTTTTAGGTGGTGCAATTTATAAAATTCCAATTGTAATTGATGGCTTTATTTCCTCAGTGGCAGCGCTACTTGCGGTAACAATAGAGCCAAAGGCTAGATATTATATGTTTCCTTCTCATGAATCCAAAGAACCTGCAGGAAGAATGGTTTTAGAAGCTTTGCAAATGAAACCATTTATTACATGTGACATGTATTTAGGAGAAGGTACAGGAGCCATTGCTGTGTTACCTATACTGAATATGGCGGTAGAAGTATATCAAAAGATGAGTACCTTTAAAGAAATTGAAATTGAGGAATATAAGCAATTTAACTTGCAGTAGTAAGGAGGAGAATTCCATGCTTATATTAGTAACTGGTGGAAGTGGTAGTGGAAAGTCTGAGTATGCAGAGAATTTCGCAGTATCTTTTGGAAAGAAGCCATTACTCTACATTGCAACAATGTTGCCATACGGTGAAGAAAGCAAGAAAAAGATTAAGAGACATCAAGAAATGCGAGAAAAAAAGAATTTTAAAACATTAGAATGTTATACGAATCTCTTAAGTATCACACTTGATGATAAACCAGTTACATTGCTGGAATGTATGTCTAATTTGCTCGCTAATGAAATGTTTCATGAAAATGGAGCAAAAGACTTAAGCGTTAGACAAATTATATCTGGTATAAAACATCTGATTCAACAATCAGAGCATGTAGTTGTAGTTTCAAACGAGGTATTTTCCGATGGGATATCTTATGATGAAGAAACAAATAAGTATATTGAGTTTTTAGGGAAGATAAATGCTGCTATTGCTGAAATAGCAGATCAAGTGATAGAAGTAGTTTATTCCATACCAGTTTTTCATAAGGGGAAGGACTTGGTGATAAATAAAATTCTAGTGAATGAAAATTAAAAAATAGTAGTATGAAAGGAAGGTCTGTCTTAATGAAACAAATAGCTTCCTCTTTTGTACATGCATTTTCAATGTATTCTAAAATTCCTATGCCAAGGGCATCATGGAAGAAAGAAGATATGAAATATGCAATGTGCTTTTTTCCTCTTATAGGTGCAGTAATTGGTGCAATTATGTATGGTGCGTTTTTTCTTTTCGATTGGATTGAATGCGGTGAAATAATGAAAGCTGCTATATTATCGGTGATCCCTATCATAATTACAGGTGGTATTCATCTAGATGGTTGGTTGGATACCATGGATGCAAGAAATTCCTATAAGGAAAAAGAAGCAAAATTAGAGATTTTAAAAGACCCACATATCGGTGCATTTGCAGTTATAAAGTGCATGGTATATGCAATTGTTCTCGTTGGATTTATGAGTGAAATATCAGAACGTTCCATTGTCATTATTTCTATTGGATTTATTTTATCTAGAGCATTTAGTGGCCTTGGCGTTGTATATTTTAAAGGTGCGAAAAAAGATGGCTTATTAGCTACGTTTTCAAGCAGTGCAGAAAAAAAGGTGGTACGATTCGTTTTGATTTTATACGTGATTGCTTGTGGGATTGTTATGCCTTTCATAAATCCAGTTATGGGTATAGCCTGTTTTATCATGAGCGTTATTGTATTTATCTATTATAAGTACATGTCATATAAAGAATTTGGCGGAATCACTGGAGACCTTGCGGGATACTTTTTGCAGTTATGTGAATTAATGATATTAATTACTGCCGTGGTTGTGGATTATTTACTATAATTTTGGAGTTTATTTGGATAAGATATAAAATATTCCAACATGTTATAATACAGCGCTAGGTTAGAAAGAGGTTAATATGAAACTCATTATTGGTGGTGCGTACCAAGGAAAACTTAATTATGTAATGAATCGGTTCTCATTTCAAAGAGATGATGTTTTTTATGGTGAGATAAGTCCTTATGACTTGATTTCTGAAAAAAAGGTGCTAGTGGACTTTCATCTACTTGTAAAACGATTTTTAACAGAAGGAAAAGTGGTGAAAGAAGAGGTGGTACGTATTTTGAACCAATCTCCTGATTTGATTATTATCAGTGATGAAATTGGTTGTGGTATTGTGCCATATGATCGATTTGAACGTGAATATAGAGAAGAGACAGGACGTATTTGCTGCTATTTAGCACAAGAGGCTGAGGAAGTTATACGTATCCAATGTGGTATTCCATCTAAAATAAAATAGCGTTATATAGAAAGGTATGTGCGTTTCATGAAGGTGTTATTGATTCGTCATGGTCAAACACAGGGAAATAAAGAAAAACGATATGTAGGCAGTACGGATGAAGAATTATTGCCTGAAAGTATAGAGTTATTATCAAAATTTCAGTATCCAAATACAGATGCTTTATATGTCAGCCCCAAAATTCGTTGTATTCAAACGGCTAATACTATTTATCCGGATATGTTACCTACCATTGTAGAGGATTTTACCGAATGCAATTTTGGAAACTTTGAATATAAGAATTATTTAGAGTTAGCTGAGGATGAAGATTATCAAAAATGGATCGATAGTAATGGAGAGATGCCATTTCCAAATGGAGAGTCTAGGGATGAGTTTCAAAGACGCTGTGTCAATGCTTTTGAACAGGTAGTTAGTCAAGCAATCCAAAAGGATTTAAAAAGCATAGCTTTGGTAGTTCATGGTGGCACGATTATGTCTATTTTAGATAAGTATTCAAATCCTCATAAGGATTATTTTAATTGGCAAGTTGGGAATGGAGAAGGATATCAGGCAGAAATCAATATTAGCAAATGGATCTTTGGGGAAAAGGAAATTGATAATATTAGGAGGATGAAATAAGTAGATGAAATTAACATTACTTGCTCTTTGCATTGGTTTTTTTATGGATTTGTGCTTTGGAGATCCTCATTGGCTTTACCATCCAGTCCGTTTCATAGGAAATTTGATATCAAAGATGGAAAAAATACTTCGATCCATATTGCCCAAAAATAAGAAAGCGGAGCTTATTGGTGGAGGAATTTTAGTCGTTAGTGTAATCTTTCTTTCAACTATGATTCCTTACGTAGTCCTTGCTATTTCTGGATTTGTTCATCCAGTACTAAAGCTAATTTTAGAAAGTATTATGTGTTATCAACTTCTTGCTACGAAGGCATTGAAGGATGAGAGCATGAAAGTTTATTATGAACTTAAAAAAGGCGATATAAATGGTGCAAGAAATGCTGTTTCAATGATTGTAGGGAGAGATACCGCTTCTCTAACAGAAGAAGGAATCGCAAAGGCGGCTGTTGAGACAGTTGCAGAAAATACTTCAGATGGCATTATTGCACCAATGTTATTTATGGCCATTGGTGGTGCGCCCCTTGGATTTTTTTATAAGGCAGTAAATACAATGGATTCCATGGTTGGTTATAAAAATGATAAATATCTTTATTTTGGTAGAGTGGCAGCAAAACTAGATGATATTTTAAACTATATTCCTGCAAGAATTTCAGCGTATCTTATGATTTTAGCAAGTGCAATTCTTGGTATGGACGCAAAAAATGCATATAAAATATTTAAACGTGACCGATACAATCATGCGAGTCCGAACTCAGCGCAAACGGAATCTGTATGTGCTGGAGCTTTAAATGTTCAACTTGCAGGTGATGCATATTATTTTGGAAAATTGTATAAGAAGAAATTTATTGGAGATGCAATTCGTAAAATAAGTTTTGAAGATATTAGGCTGGCAAATCGTTTATTATATGGGACTGCAGTGTTAGGAATGTTGATTATTATTTTGATTTATATCCTTATATTTATAATAGTTTAATTTTTTTAAAGGGATTCTAATCCCTTAAAAAGCTCTGTAATTGTTGCAAAGGAGTGAATCACATTTACGAGATATAGTTCACATTTTGTATTCAATACGTATATAAGGATTTTTCATTTCAATTAAAATAAACAATTTACTAATAATCTTGAATGAATTGACCTATTGGTAAGTTGCATCTATAGAAAGAGGTTAAAATGAAACATAAACATGGTGGAGATATCTATAGTATGCCAGATATACTAGATTTTTCAGCAAATATAAATCCCTTAGGAATGCCAAAGAATGTACAAGAGGCTGCTAAGTTAGGGATTGAAAAAGCCATTTATTACCCCGAGGTTGGCTCCAAACAACTTCGTGATGAAATCTCAAAATACTATAATTTAGATTCAGAGCATGTAATTTGTGGGAATGGAGCAGCGGAAATAATCTTTTATATCTGTCTAGCGGAGCAGCCCAAAAAGGCTTTATTACTAGCTCCAAGTTTTGCTGAATATGAGATTGCTCTTAAAAATGTTGGTTGTGATGTAAATTATTGCTATCTGAAAGAAGCTGACAACTTTATGTTAACACAAGAGTATATGTCTTATATAACAGATGACCTTGATATTATTTTTCTATGTAATCCTAATAATCCAACAGGACAGATGATTACAAAAGAGTTTCTAATACAAATTGTTCAAAGATGCAGAGAAAAGCAAATTAAAGTGGTGTTAGATGAGTGTTTTATTGACTTTTCAGATAAACTTTTGAAACAATCTATGAGAGATGAGTTAAAGAATTATGAGAATTTAGTTATCATAAATGCATTTACAAAGCTGTATGCAATGCCTGGTTTAAGATTAGGGTATGCTCTTAGTACGAATAAGGTTTTATTAAATAAAATGCATCAATTATTGCAACCATGGAACGTTTCGGTACCAGCCCAATTTGCAGGAATTGCAGCTCTAAAGGAAAAAGAATACGTGATACAATCAAGAGAAGTACTTAAGAATGAAAAAGAATTTTTAGTGAGTGAACTATCTTACTTGCAAAAACAGTATGAACAAGGAAAGTCAGATATCATTAAGAAAGTCTTTGGATATGAGGCAAATTATATATTCTTTCGTGGAAGTAATGAATTAGCGCAGATTTTGCAAAGCAAAGGAATTCAGATTAGGGATTGTAGTAACTACCGTGGTTTAGAAAAAGGATATTATAGAATTGCTATAAGAAGTCATGAGGAGAATCAGAGGCTTATTAGCGCAATGAATTATAATAACAATTGTATGGATTGAATAACGAAGAAAATCAACTTTTATAATCAGTATAAAGAATCGACGAATGATAGAAGCAAAGTGCTTTTATAACATATCATTCTCACATATATTATTGATTTTTAGATTGGAGTTAAGAATGGCAAAGGTAATCATGGTGCAAGGCACGATGTCAAACGTAGGGAAAAGCTTTTTAGTTGCTGGCTTATGTCGTGTATTTAAACAAGATGGCTACAAAGTTGCGCCATTTAAATCGCAGAATATGGCGCTGAATTCTTTTATAACAGAGGAAGGCCTAGAAATGGGAAGAGCCCAGGTCATGCAAGCAGAGGCAGCAGGAATAAAACCTTCGGTGCTGATGAATCCAATATTATTAAAGCCTACCACAGATATGGGTTCTCAAGTGATTGTAAATGGTAGGGTTGTTGGAAATATGCATGCGATGGATTATTTTAAACGAAAAAGAGACTTTATCCCTGAGGTTTTAAATGCATATAAAAAATTAGATGAAGAATATGATATTATTGTGGTAGAAGGTGCGGGAAGTCCAGCGGAGATTAACTTAAAACGAGAAGATATCGTAAATATGGGGCTGGCAAAAATGATAAAAGCACCAGTTCTTTTGGTTGGAGATATTGATCGTGGAGGAGTATTTGCACAATTAATCGGAACAATCATGTTATTAGAGGAAGATGAACGTGCACTCATTAAAGGTAACATTATTAATAAGTTTCGTGGAGATAAGCGTATTCTTGATCCAGGACTAGATATTATCGAAGAAAAGAGTAGTGTTCCAGTACTTGGCGTTTTACCTTATGGGGATATTGACTTAGACGATGAAGATAGTTTATCGGAACGCCTTATCACAAAAAAAGAGATTGGGCTTGTAGATATAGCAGTAATTCATCTACCTAGGATTTCAAATTTTACTGATTTTCATCCACTAGAATGTATCCCTGGTGTTTCACTGCGTTATGTAAAGAGTGTAGACGAACTACAAAATCCAGATATGATTTTAATTCCAGGTACGAAAAATACCATGGCGGACTTAAAATGGATGCGTCAAAATGGATTAGAAGCAGCTATTTTAAAGGCGGTTGCAAATGATACACTACTTTTTGGAATATGTGGTGGATTTCAGATGCTTGGAGAGACTCTTAGTGATTTAGAAGGAGTAGAAGGCGGGGGCCGTATGCGAGGAATGGAATTATTGCCAATGCACACGGAATTTGCAAGTGAAAAGGTATGTACTCAGGTAAAAGGTACATTTGAAACAATCACAGGGCCATTTGAAAAATTATCTGGATTAAGCCTGGAAGGCTATGAAATTCATATGGGAAAAACAACCTTAAGTGATAATGTTAAGAATGCAACACGCATTTATGATGGAACGGAAGAAAAAATAGATGGTGCATTTGATGGAAATGTTTGTGGTAGCTATGTTCATGGTGTATTCGATAAGGAAGAGGTAACAAAGGCACTGTTATCCATTTTATTTGAAAGAAAAGGCTTAGATGCAAGTGAGGTAAAGGGATTTTCTTTAGCGGAGTATAAAGAAGAGCAATATGAAAAATTAGCACAGATGGTTAGAGAAGGATTAGACATGAAACGAATTTATGAAATTTTAGAGGAGGGCGTATGAAAGGATTAGTTCATATTTATTGTGGAGACGGGAAAGGGAAAACAACTGCATCCCTAGGACTTGCAATTCGTGCAGCAGGTAGTGGTATGAAAGTTGTTTTTGCACAATTTCTAAAGGGCAGTGATACAAGCGAATTAGAGTCATTAAAGCGTATTGAAGGAATTACTGTGTTGCGTAATCCAATTGATTACGGTTTTTATAATCGAATGACGGAGGAAGACAAAGTAGCAATTAAAAAGCTTCATAATGATACACTTACAAAAGCAATCAAAGCGGTAAATGATGGAGAATGTGATCTTTTAATATTAGATGAAATCATAGCTACTTATAACTATAGTTTAGTAGATACGAATTTAGTAGACGAGTTACTTTCAAACAAACCAGATAACCTCGAATTGGTTTTGACGGGAAGAGATCCAGCACCACATTTTTTAGAAGCTGCAGATTATGTTTCTGAAATAAAGAAAGTAAAACATCCATTTGATCAAAAAATTGGTGCTAGAGTAGGGATTGAATATTAATCTTTTATGTAAATGTTTATTCATAAGAGCGTATAATTTTATACTATTGTTCTTTCACTAATATAAATTTTAGACGAGAGCACTTTTAGTATCAAAGCTCTTTATATTTAAAATGAAACGAATAAAAACAAAGACTCACGCTGCCAAAAGATCTGCTAATCTCTGAGCTTAAATAATGGCACAGAGATGCAGTAGAAAACTATAATAATATCCAGGTAGAAAGTTAAAGAAAGAGCAACTGGTTATGAAGATTGAGTTCTTATTGATTCACTATGGACAAAGAATCAATAGGCACTCAATCTAGAATTAAACTTCTAAATTCAAATTAAAAATACGATTTAATTTAAATAATAGAAATATTACTCAACTTAAGTGATTGAAATACCCCTAGTTTTAAACTATGGAAATACTCTATAACTTAAATTATAGAAAACCATTTAACTTAAGCGGAAGTAGTACTCAAGAATCAAATTATAATTTTAACATCTTCTAATTATACATCCGATTATCGATCCGATATTCCATCGGAGTCATTCCACAAATCCCTTGAAATGCTCGGTAAAAGCTTCTAGTACTATTAAAACCAGAATCAAAAGCAATTGAAGTAATGGAATCATTCGTATTTCGAAGTAAGGTCTTGGCAAGTTCTACACGGCGATTATTTACATAAGCGTTAAAGGAGGTTTGAAGTTTCTTAGAAAAGAATCTTGATAAATGAAATTTGCTTGTACTAATATGCTTTGCAACATCTTCTAATGATATCGATTCTGTAAAATGACAGTCAATATAAATAAGTGCAGTTTGTAATGCATCTGAATTCATTTGCTCTTCATGCTTTTCTAAGGTAAGTTGCTCAAATAATCGACAAAGTAAAATTAGAAGATACCCTTTCATTAATCTTGCATTCACAGGCTTACCTGCAGTACTTGCTAACACATCGATGCATGGTAGTACATCAGGCGATAATTGTTCTTTTACTACAAAGGGTTGTAACGGGCGATAATTTAGAAATTCTGTAAGATAGTCACTTACAAATTCTGCATCAAAAATAAGTAGTAAGATATGACTTTCTTCTTCCGTCTTATAATAATGAATCGTATTTGGAAATGCGATAGAACAGTCCCCTGCTTTTAATTCTTTTACATCGTTATCAATGGTTACAATAATTTTCCCGGATAAAACATAAAGAAGTTCAACTTGTTTATGTAGATGTGCAGGAAAATTATTATTATGAGATAAGATGTTTTGAAAATTTTGTGTACGAAACTGATAAAAGGAATTCATACGCATTACCTCCGTAAAGAGACTGTGTTCGCCAGTCATAAATAGCGTTTGTGCAATCTAAGTTATTGAAATTTCTTAAGCAATAATTGTCATAAGAAAATAATGTTTTGTGTTATGGATTAATTATATCAAGTAAAAAAATATTTGTAAATAATCATAATATTTAACTATATATAGAATATCCATGAACTCCTATATAAAGAAAAATTTATAAGAGCAATATTTGGCATAATTTAATGGATATTTGACATGACGAGGCAATTAAAATCATTTACAATAAAATTGCTAGTAAAATGTAGAAAGAGGTAATTGTGATGAAGCAAGATAAGAAAATGTGGATTGCGGATCAGGGAGATGGAACTTATAAAAATCCGATCCTATATACAGATTATTCAGATCCAGATGCGATACGTGTTGGAGAAGATTATTTTATGATCGCCTCTAGTTTTTGTAATACACCGGCGATTCCTGTACTCCATTCCAAGGATTTAGTAAATTGGAAAGTAATTAGCTATGTGTTAGAAAAAATTCCTTTTAAAGACTATGATGAACCAGCGCATGGAAGAGGGGTTTGGGCTCCTGCTATTCGCTATCATGAGGATACATTCTATGTGTTTTATCCAATGCCAGATGAAGGTATCTTTATGTGTACATCAAAAGATCCTTTCAAAGGATGGTCTGAACCAGTGTGCGT
This window contains:
- a CDS encoding ABC transporter substrate-binding protein; amino-acid sequence: MKNMKKILTVLLAMAMVLSFVGCGTKADNVSDKNTTPTTTVEPTNEPSVEPTNSAEDTSAVSYPLTIKDSNGTEITFESEPQKIVSVAPNITELVYAIGAGDRLVGRTDYCDYPEEAQNVESIGTLYTPDIEKIISLEPDVVIASTHFLEESEKQLTDLGIKVVVLYEEHDVTGVYTMIETLGDMLNLKENATKVVDEMKASIDETVAAVKDLEAPSVYYVVGYGESGDYTAGGDTFIGQLITMAGGKNIAQDVSGWSYSLESLMEADPDIIVMPEYYKDDFMTADNYKDLTAVKNGKVYTIDENILSRQGNRNAEGMRELAMIFHPEAFENK
- a CDS encoding nicotinate-nucleotide--dimethylbenzimidazole phosphoribosyltransferase, whose protein sequence is MTFYEQFQTISAPVAEAEKNAKLRWDSIAKPLGSLGRLEEAVIRLAGISGNANKVSVKKAGLVIMCADHGVVEEGVTQTGYEVTNVVATNFTKGKTSVNAMADTIGVDVFPIDIGMKTSPVKEKELKPLTLVDRKIAMGSLNIAKEAAMSIEQCENAVQVGIDSVRDLKKKGYEILATGEMGIGNTTPSSALAAVLLGQEVENVTGKGAGLSNSSLELKIKAIKRAIKRYYSIENNYRNSLKGLDSKEMSSKEMGSLDMASLDMYSEDMISVKRDTIKVNGAQSAINLLSQLGGYDIAGLVGVFLGGAIYKIPIVIDGFISSVAALLAVTIEPKARYYMFPSHESKEPAGRMVLEALQMKPFITCDMYLGEGTGAIAVLPILNMAVEVYQKMSTFKEIEIEEYKQFNLQ
- a CDS encoding bifunctional adenosylcobinamide kinase/adenosylcobinamide-phosphate guanylyltransferase is translated as MLILVTGGSGSGKSEYAENFAVSFGKKPLLYIATMLPYGEESKKKIKRHQEMREKKNFKTLECYTNLLSITLDDKPVTLLECMSNLLANEMFHENGAKDLSVRQIISGIKHLIQQSEHVVVVSNEVFSDGISYDEETNKYIEFLGKINAAIAEIADQVIEVVYSIPVFHKGKDLVINKILVNEN
- a CDS encoding adenosylcobinamide-GDP ribazoletransferase yields the protein MKQIASSFVHAFSMYSKIPMPRASWKKEDMKYAMCFFPLIGAVIGAIMYGAFFLFDWIECGEIMKAAILSVIPIIITGGIHLDGWLDTMDARNSYKEKEAKLEILKDPHIGAFAVIKCMVYAIVLVGFMSEISERSIVIISIGFILSRAFSGLGVVYFKGAKKDGLLATFSSSAEKKVVRFVLILYVIACGIVMPFINPVMGIACFIMSVIVFIYYKYMSYKEFGGITGDLAGYFLQLCELMILITAVVVDYLL
- a CDS encoding bifunctional adenosylcobinamide kinase/adenosylcobinamide-phosphate guanylyltransferase, whose protein sequence is MKLIIGGAYQGKLNYVMNRFSFQRDDVFYGEISPYDLISEKKVLVDFHLLVKRFLTEGKVVKEEVVRILNQSPDLIIISDEIGCGIVPYDRFEREYREETGRICCYLAQEAEEVIRIQCGIPSKIK
- a CDS encoding histidine phosphatase family protein: MKVLLIRHGQTQGNKEKRYVGSTDEELLPESIELLSKFQYPNTDALYVSPKIRCIQTANTIYPDMLPTIVEDFTECNFGNFEYKNYLELAEDEDYQKWIDSNGEMPFPNGESRDEFQRRCVNAFEQVVSQAIQKDLKSIALVVHGGTIMSILDKYSNPHKDYFNWQVGNGEGYQAEINISKWIFGEKEIDNIRRMK
- the cbiB gene encoding adenosylcobinamide-phosphate synthase CbiB, which codes for MKLTLLALCIGFFMDLCFGDPHWLYHPVRFIGNLISKMEKILRSILPKNKKAELIGGGILVVSVIFLSTMIPYVVLAISGFVHPVLKLILESIMCYQLLATKALKDESMKVYYELKKGDINGARNAVSMIVGRDTASLTEEGIAKAAVETVAENTSDGIIAPMLFMAIGGAPLGFFYKAVNTMDSMVGYKNDKYLYFGRVAAKLDDILNYIPARISAYLMILASAILGMDAKNAYKIFKRDRYNHASPNSAQTESVCAGALNVQLAGDAYYFGKLYKKKFIGDAIRKISFEDIRLANRLLYGTAVLGMLIIILIYILIFIIV
- a CDS encoding pyridoxal phosphate-dependent aminotransferase gives rise to the protein MKHKHGGDIYSMPDILDFSANINPLGMPKNVQEAAKLGIEKAIYYPEVGSKQLRDEISKYYNLDSEHVICGNGAAEIIFYICLAEQPKKALLLAPSFAEYEIALKNVGCDVNYCYLKEADNFMLTQEYMSYITDDLDIIFLCNPNNPTGQMITKEFLIQIVQRCREKQIKVVLDECFIDFSDKLLKQSMRDELKNYENLVIINAFTKLYAMPGLRLGYALSTNKVLLNKMHQLLQPWNVSVPAQFAGIAALKEKEYVIQSREVLKNEKEFLVSELSYLQKQYEQGKSDIIKKVFGYEANYIFFRGSNELAQILQSKGIQIRDCSNYRGLEKGYYRIAIRSHEENQRLISAMNYNNNCMD
- a CDS encoding cobyric acid synthase, with protein sequence MAKVIMVQGTMSNVGKSFLVAGLCRVFKQDGYKVAPFKSQNMALNSFITEEGLEMGRAQVMQAEAAGIKPSVLMNPILLKPTTDMGSQVIVNGRVVGNMHAMDYFKRKRDFIPEVLNAYKKLDEEYDIIVVEGAGSPAEINLKREDIVNMGLAKMIKAPVLLVGDIDRGGVFAQLIGTIMLLEEDERALIKGNIINKFRGDKRILDPGLDIIEEKSSVPVLGVLPYGDIDLDDEDSLSERLITKKEIGLVDIAVIHLPRISNFTDFHPLECIPGVSLRYVKSVDELQNPDMILIPGTKNTMADLKWMRQNGLEAAILKAVANDTLLFGICGGFQMLGETLSDLEGVEGGGRMRGMELLPMHTEFASEKVCTQVKGTFETITGPFEKLSGLSLEGYEIHMGKTTLSDNVKNATRIYDGTEEKIDGAFDGNVCGSYVHGVFDKEEVTKALLSILFERKGLDASEVKGFSLAEYKEEQYEKLAQMVREGLDMKRIYEILEEGV
- a CDS encoding cob(I)yrinic acid a,c-diamide adenosyltransferase, which gives rise to MKGLVHIYCGDGKGKTTASLGLAIRAAGSGMKVVFAQFLKGSDTSELESLKRIEGITVLRNPIDYGFYNRMTEEDKVAIKKLHNDTLTKAIKAVNDGECDLLILDEIIATYNYSLVDTNLVDELLSNKPDNLELVLTGRDPAPHFLEAADYVSEIKKVKHPFDQKIGARVGIEY
- a CDS encoding helix-turn-helix transcriptional regulator encodes the protein MNSFYQFRTQNFQNILSHNNNFPAHLHKQVELLYVLSGKIIVTIDNDVKELKAGDCSIAFPNTIHYYKTEEESHILLLIFDAEFVSDYLTEFLNYRPLQPFVVKEQLSPDVLPCIDVLASTAGKPVNARLMKGYLLILLCRLFEQLTLEKHEEQMNSDALQTALIYIDCHFTESISLEDVAKHISTSKFHLSRFFSKKLQTSFNAYVNNRRVELAKTLLRNTNDSITSIAFDSGFNSTRSFYRAFQGICGMTPMEYRIDNRMYN